A section of the Methanosarcina mazei S-6 genome encodes:
- a CDS encoding tRNA(Ile)(2)-agmatinylcytidine synthase yields MIIGIDDTDSNEGMCTTYLGALLLEELQEYGNIETLPLLVRLNPTIPYKTRGNAAVALKLKTDCPEKVIAHVTSRIEELARMECEKTNPGAVFIQDKDYGRLRPVLMRFLEEAVRDVIEIKKAKDLISILGIASKGFKNGRGLIGALAACGAMLDQDGLDFTFEHLAYRQKDRWGTPREVDKKSFFEADKETYPETWDTVDLTNRLVVCVPHSADPVLFGIRGESPEIVNKAASLIRAEPVERFAVYRTNQGTDMHLLPAQNIAETRDMHSYRLEGTVSAAPKTLEGGHVIFAVRDREGAEIDCAAFEPTKNFRSLIRKLVPGDLICLSGSVTSGTLNIEKIEIKSLAPVYREENPICPECGKHMKSSGKGQGFRCKKCGTDSPSKVRFEGDRDLDPGLYEVPPCARRHLAKPLVREERRDMRLNPAR; encoded by the coding sequence ATGATCATCGGAATCGACGATACGGACTCAAACGAAGGCATGTGCACCACATATCTGGGAGCCCTGCTGCTTGAGGAACTTCAGGAATACGGAAATATAGAAACCCTGCCTCTCCTCGTGCGCCTGAACCCTACAATCCCTTATAAAACAAGGGGAAATGCAGCAGTAGCCCTGAAACTTAAAACCGACTGTCCTGAAAAGGTAATCGCACATGTAACATCCAGAATAGAAGAACTTGCACGCATGGAGTGCGAGAAGACCAACCCGGGTGCGGTATTTATTCAGGATAAAGATTACGGAAGGCTCAGGCCTGTACTCATGCGTTTTCTGGAAGAGGCTGTAAGAGACGTAATTGAAATAAAAAAAGCAAAAGACCTTATCTCCATACTCGGGATCGCCTCAAAGGGATTCAAAAACGGGAGAGGACTTATAGGTGCACTTGCAGCCTGCGGGGCAATGCTCGATCAGGATGGGTTGGACTTCACTTTTGAGCATCTGGCGTACAGGCAGAAAGATAGATGGGGAACTCCGCGTGAAGTGGATAAAAAAAGTTTTTTTGAAGCTGATAAGGAAACATATCCCGAAACATGGGATACCGTGGACCTTACAAACAGGCTAGTAGTCTGTGTTCCCCATTCAGCAGACCCGGTTTTGTTCGGGATAAGAGGAGAAAGCCCTGAGATAGTAAATAAAGCTGCATCTCTCATCCGGGCTGAGCCTGTCGAGCGCTTTGCCGTGTACAGGACTAACCAGGGAACTGACATGCACCTCCTTCCGGCTCAGAATATCGCTGAGACCAGGGATATGCACTCCTACAGGCTTGAAGGCACGGTTTCGGCAGCCCCGAAAACCCTTGAAGGTGGACATGTCATTTTTGCAGTCCGGGACAGGGAGGGAGCAGAAATTGATTGTGCAGCCTTCGAACCGACAAAGAATTTCAGGTCGCTTATAAGAAAACTCGTCCCCGGAGATCTTATCTGTCTCTCAGGAAGTGTCACTTCCGGGACCCTTAATATTGAAAAAATCGAAATCAAATCTCTTGCCCCGGTGTACAGGGAAGAAAACCCCATATGCCCTGAATGCGGAAAACACATGAAATCCTCAGGCAAAGGGCAGGGGTTCCGCTGCAAAAAATGTGGAACGGATTCCCCTTCAAAAGTCAGATTTGAAGGGGACAGGGACCTTGACCCCGGCCTCTATGAAGTACCCCCTTGCGCCAGGAGGCACCTCGCAAAGCCGCTTGTAAGAGAAGAGCGCAGAGACATGAGACTTAATCCTGCTCGATAA
- a CDS encoding GrpB family protein encodes MAGSINMDVKMKGIVRVVPYDPEWKTEFLKIKAMIVDCAGDLIIDVVHVGSTAIEGLASKPIIDIDVVIDSYYVFPAVKDRLAKIGFEHEGNLGVEGREAFKRTFVDDFMPYHLYICPKDGKGYLEHIAFRNYLRDHPEAVKAYGELKMRLAEQFRTDITSYVNAKREFVQNVLKKINSP; translated from the coding sequence ATGGCAGGGTCAATAAATATGGATGTAAAAATGAAAGGTATTGTAAGGGTTGTACCATACGATCCTGAGTGGAAAACCGAATTTTTGAAAATAAAAGCAATGATTGTTGATTGTGCCGGTGACCTCATAATTGATGTTGTTCACGTTGGGAGCACAGCAATTGAAGGTCTTGCTTCAAAACCTATTATTGATATTGATGTGGTCATTGATTCATATTATGTTTTTCCTGCTGTGAAAGACAGGCTTGCAAAAATTGGGTTTGAACACGAAGGAAATTTAGGTGTTGAAGGTAGAGAAGCTTTTAAAAGAACCTTTGTAGACGATTTTATGCCCTACCACCTTTACATATGTCCGAAGGATGGCAAAGGTTATCTTGAACATATTGCTTTTCGCAATTATTTAAGGGATCATCCGGAAGCTGTGAAAGCTTATGGAGAACTCAAAATGAGATTAGCTGAACAGTTCAGAACTGATATTACGTCTTATGTAAATGCTAAGCGCGAATTTGTACAAAATGTTCTTAAAAAAATTAATAGTCCCTGA
- a CDS encoding NAD+ synthase has protein sequence MDLENAQNRIIDFIRDETGRAGVKGVVVGISGGIDSALTATLAVKALGKDRVLGIHMPESSLTPAVDSEDAEALADWLGIEYRTIDISGIISAFMAAVPESESADRLTKGNLKARTRMSLLYFHANRLNRMVIGTGNKTEILLGYYTKYGDGGVDLEPIGGLYKTGVWELSSRLGIPESLITKKPSAGLWAGQTDEADLGISYVKVDEVLKMIEDGVEPEVILDKTGISADQLNSVTRRIERNEHKRKAPPVPELY, from the coding sequence ATGGACCTTGAAAACGCACAGAACAGGATTATTGATTTTATCCGGGACGAGACTGGCAGAGCAGGCGTAAAAGGGGTAGTCGTTGGCATCAGCGGAGGGATTGATTCCGCCCTTACCGCAACTCTTGCCGTAAAAGCTCTCGGAAAGGACAGGGTTCTTGGCATCCACATGCCTGAGAGCAGCCTTACCCCTGCCGTTGACAGTGAGGACGCTGAAGCTCTGGCAGACTGGCTCGGGATAGAGTACAGGACAATTGACATCTCAGGCATTATCTCGGCTTTTATGGCTGCGGTCCCGGAGAGCGAATCTGCGGACAGGCTCACGAAAGGCAACCTGAAAGCAAGGACCCGGATGTCCCTTCTTTATTTCCATGCAAACCGGCTGAACCGCATGGTTATCGGGACAGGAAACAAAACCGAGATCCTTCTCGGCTACTACACGAAATACGGGGATGGAGGCGTTGACCTTGAACCTATAGGAGGGCTTTATAAAACCGGGGTATGGGAGCTTTCCAGCAGGCTGGGAATCCCGGAATCTCTCATCACCAAAAAACCGTCCGCAGGTCTATGGGCAGGCCAGACAGATGAAGCAGATCTCGGCATCTCATACGTGAAGGTTGATGAAGTTCTGAAAATGATTGAGGATGGCGTAGAACCGGAAGTAATTCTGGATAAGACAGGGATTTCTGCAGATCAGCTTAACTCTGTCACCAGGCGCATTGAGAGAAATGAACACAAAAGAAAAGCTCCCCCGGTGCCGGAACTCTATTGA
- a CDS encoding CDC48 family AAA ATPase yields the protein MEEIQLKVEKAYPIDLGRGIIRLDPTALLKLQLSPGDIVEIRGKKKTTAKVWRADRQDWEQGIVRIDNFIRQNAGVSIGEKVTIKKVEAPEAKKLILALPESMTQGGPELQFGEHANEIIKRHILKRPVFKGDIIPIINSMSQPMTESLTTSQVIPLVAVETDPANTIVLITETTNIELRKKPVQGYEKATRGVTTYEDIGGLGDEIMRVREMIEMPMKHPELFAHLNIEPPKGVILYGPPGTGKTLIAKAVANESGASFHYIAGPEIVGKFYGESEERLRKIFEEATQEAPSVIFIDEIDSIAPKRENVTGEVERRVVAQLLTLLDGMEERGQVVVIGATNRVDAIDPALRRPGRFDREIHIGVPDTKDRYEILQIHTRGMPIEKDEESVTGEPAPEVEIGALDEFEVETGTEIEVDEAAMEREKKEKTNLYLMSLAERTQGFVGADLLALVQEAAMRCLRENLPDLDLEIDTIPPERLEKIVVTKKNFEDALMEAEPSALREIFVEMPSVSWGDVGGLDEAKHSIIEAVEWPIKNPEKFVKMGIKAPKGILLYGPPGTGKTLIAQAVAKESNANFISVKGPEMFSKWLGESEKAIRETFKKARQVSPCVVFFDEIDSIAGMQGMESTDSRTSERVLNQLLTEMDGLETLKDVVIIAATNRPNLLDPAILRPGRFDRLVYVGAPDRKGRLRIFKIHTQNTPLAEDVNLENLADTTEGYVGADIEAVCREAVMFALRENFDIEAIEMRHFREALKKVKPTINENIAQFYEKIEEQFKGGQRPVETAGLVGYR from the coding sequence ATGGAAGAAATACAGTTGAAGGTTGAAAAGGCATATCCTATTGACCTTGGAAGAGGAATTATCCGGCTTGACCCTACAGCTCTGCTGAAACTTCAGCTCTCTCCCGGTGACATTGTGGAGATAAGGGGGAAGAAAAAGACCACTGCAAAGGTATGGAGAGCGGACCGGCAGGACTGGGAACAGGGAATTGTGCGCATTGATAATTTCATCCGGCAAAATGCCGGGGTCTCCATAGGGGAGAAGGTGACAATTAAAAAGGTTGAAGCCCCGGAAGCAAAAAAATTGATCCTGGCGCTTCCGGAAAGCATGACACAGGGAGGGCCCGAACTTCAGTTTGGAGAACATGCAAATGAGATCATAAAACGGCATATCCTGAAAAGACCTGTGTTCAAGGGGGACATAATTCCAATAATAAATTCAATGTCTCAGCCAATGACAGAGTCCCTGACAACAAGCCAGGTAATCCCCCTGGTTGCTGTCGAGACTGACCCTGCAAATACAATTGTCCTGATTACCGAAACAACAAACATTGAACTCCGGAAAAAACCGGTACAGGGCTACGAAAAGGCAACAAGAGGCGTCACCACCTATGAAGATATAGGGGGCCTGGGTGACGAGATCATGCGTGTCCGTGAAATGATAGAGATGCCCATGAAGCACCCTGAACTTTTTGCCCACCTTAACATTGAGCCTCCGAAAGGAGTCATCCTCTACGGCCCACCGGGAACCGGAAAGACCCTGATTGCAAAAGCCGTGGCAAACGAGTCCGGAGCAAGTTTCCATTACATTGCCGGGCCCGAGATTGTAGGAAAGTTCTATGGGGAAAGTGAAGAAAGGCTGAGGAAGATCTTCGAGGAGGCTACCCAGGAAGCCCCTTCAGTCATCTTCATCGATGAAATCGACTCCATTGCCCCCAAGAGGGAAAACGTGACAGGGGAAGTGGAAAGGCGTGTGGTTGCCCAGCTCCTGACCCTGCTTGACGGGATGGAGGAAAGAGGACAGGTTGTGGTTATAGGGGCTACCAACCGTGTGGACGCAATAGACCCAGCACTCAGGAGACCTGGCCGCTTTGACAGGGAAATCCATATAGGAGTGCCGGATACCAAAGACAGGTATGAGATTCTGCAGATCCATACAAGGGGCATGCCGATTGAAAAAGATGAAGAGTCCGTGACAGGTGAGCCTGCGCCGGAAGTCGAAATTGGAGCCCTGGATGAATTCGAGGTTGAAACAGGGACTGAGATAGAAGTCGATGAAGCTGCCATGGAGAGGGAAAAGAAAGAGAAGACAAACCTGTATCTCATGTCCCTGGCTGAGAGGACGCAGGGATTTGTGGGTGCGGACCTTCTGGCTCTTGTGCAGGAAGCAGCAATGAGGTGCCTAAGGGAAAACCTGCCTGACCTCGACCTGGAAATTGACACAATCCCACCTGAAAGGCTGGAGAAGATTGTTGTAACCAAAAAGAACTTCGAAGATGCACTGATGGAAGCCGAGCCTTCAGCCCTGAGAGAGATCTTTGTTGAGATGCCTTCTGTCAGCTGGGGCGATGTTGGAGGTCTTGATGAAGCAAAGCATTCTATCATCGAAGCTGTTGAGTGGCCTATTAAAAACCCGGAAAAGTTTGTCAAGATGGGAATAAAAGCTCCTAAAGGAATCCTGCTTTACGGACCTCCGGGAACAGGAAAGACCCTGATAGCCCAGGCTGTTGCAAAAGAGTCAAATGCCAATTTCATAAGCGTTAAAGGGCCGGAGATGTTTTCAAAGTGGCTTGGAGAATCGGAAAAAGCAATTCGTGAAACCTTCAAGAAAGCGAGGCAGGTCTCTCCCTGTGTTGTCTTCTTTGATGAGATCGACTCTATTGCCGGTATGCAGGGTATGGAATCCACGGACAGCCGGACTTCTGAAAGGGTACTCAACCAGCTGCTCACCGAAATGGACGGGCTTGAGACACTCAAGGATGTGGTAATTATTGCCGCAACTAACCGCCCTAACCTGCTTGACCCCGCAATCCTGCGTCCTGGCCGCTTTGACAGGCTTGTTTATGTGGGGGCGCCGGACAGGAAAGGCAGGCTGAGGATCTTCAAAATCCATACGCAGAATACACCTCTTGCAGAGGACGTGAACCTTGAGAACCTTGCCGATACGACAGAAGGATATGTGGGTGCGGATATAGAAGCGGTATGCAGAGAGGCTGTAATGTTTGCTCTCAGAGAAAACTTCGATATTGAAGCGATTGAGATGAGGCACTTCAGAGAAGCCCTTAAGAAAGTTAAGCCCACAATTAACGAGAACATTGCCCAGTTCTATGAGAAGATAGAGGAGCAGTTTAAAGGAGGCCAGAGACCGGTCGAGACAGCCGGATTGGTGGGATACAGGTAA
- a CDS encoding DUF2795 domain-containing protein, translated as METESKDLFITELPVKTQEILKNMDYPVKRNEIIGRASRSGAIPDVMRELGMLPDRKYYSDEDVAEELHKIYMGIPA; from the coding sequence ATGGAAACCGAGAGCAAAGATTTATTTATTACAGAGCTTCCTGTAAAAACTCAGGAAATATTGAAAAATATGGATTATCCTGTAAAAAGAAATGAAATTATTGGACGAGCGAGTAGGAGTGGGGCGATCCCTGACGTAATGCGGGAACTTGGCATGCTTCCGGACAGGAAATACTACAGCGATGAGGATGTCGCCGAGGAGCTTCATAAAATTTACATGGGAATTCCGGCCTGA
- a CDS encoding PRC-barrel domain-containing protein: MSKVFARNLLFNKQVMATDGTEIGTLSNIVIEIKGGRIIDLMVSPNPTFDASRYKKEDNYLLIPFDSVSAIKDYIIIDKMKARA, encoded by the coding sequence ATGTCTAAAGTATTTGCAAGAAACCTCCTCTTCAATAAGCAGGTGATGGCTACCGACGGAACAGAAATAGGAACACTGAGCAATATTGTAATCGAGATCAAGGGAGGGCGCATTATTGACCTTATGGTCAGCCCGAACCCAACCTTTGATGCTTCCAGATACAAAAAAGAGGACAACTACCTCCTGATTCCTTTCGATTCCGTAAGCGCCATCAAAGACTATATTATCATAGACAAAATGAAAGCAAGGGCATGA
- a CDS encoding transglutaminase-like domain-containing protein, with protein sequence MHAESNNIQDYLKKSEVINYDHKLIVNKCLELEKDMENIENMENIEGMEEKKEISLIRKIYEFVRDDIHHSGDIGAQEVTCTASEVLEFGHGICCAKSHLLAAMLRYFGIPAGFCYQKLCSGQEGIDRKVLHGLNAVYLKDLDRWIRLDARGNKPGVDAQFSLYEEKIAWPVKKERGEEDHPIIFKEPSPTVIEILKKSNSRKEMWEQWDLGLRDLFHD encoded by the coding sequence ATGCACGCTGAAAGCAACAATATTCAGGACTACCTCAAAAAGAGTGAAGTCATAAACTACGATCATAAGCTGATCGTTAATAAGTGCCTTGAATTAGAGAAAGATATGGAAAACATAGAAAACATGGAAAATATAGAAGGCATGGAAGAAAAAAAAGAAATCAGCCTGATCAGGAAGATTTACGAATTTGTCCGGGACGATATCCATCATTCAGGAGATATTGGAGCACAGGAGGTCACCTGTACGGCATCCGAAGTTCTTGAGTTCGGGCATGGGATCTGCTGTGCCAAATCCCACCTGCTTGCAGCCATGCTGAGGTATTTCGGGATACCAGCCGGGTTCTGTTACCAGAAACTCTGTTCAGGTCAGGAAGGAATTGACAGGAAAGTCCTGCATGGACTGAACGCTGTATACTTGAAAGACCTGGACAGATGGATAAGGCTGGACGCAAGAGGCAATAAGCCGGGTGTAGACGCTCAGTTCTCCTTATATGAAGAAAAAATTGCCTGGCCGGTTAAGAAAGAGCGTGGGGAAGAGGATCACCCAATAATATTCAAAGAGCCGAGTCCGACTGTTATTGAGATCTTAAAGAAAAGCAACAGCAGGAAAGAAATGTGGGAACAGTGGGATCTTGGGCTGAGGGACCTGTTCCATGATTAA
- a CDS encoding SAM-dependent methyltransferase has protein sequence MKESDLLKYKKRRQANDNSLLLLSTPKLFLFLSFLFLSFLFRLPSFIFLLKQEKEANIKNKLYKWCEKDKTKKVKTMFTKSSKYDTAFLKENMMGPNAIKIIEELLESLKLEEGMRVLDLGCGKGLTSIFLAKEYGVTVFATDLWISATENYERIKSMGLEDKIIPIHAEAHDLPFAQEYFDVAISVDAYHYFGIEEDYLTKHLAPLVKKGGKIAVAVPGLKKEFENGVPEKLQPYWFEDMTLTLHSLDWWYNLWKKADSVSIEECKELKCLEETWQDWLSCDNDYARRDIGMMEAEGGNYFNLVSIIATRL, from the coding sequence ATGAAGGAGAGTGACCTTCTCAAATATAAAAAAAGAAGACAAGCAAATGATAATTCACTTCTGCTTTTATCAACTCCGAAGCTTTTTCTGTTTTTATCTTTTCTATTTTTATCCTTTCTATTTCGTCTACCTTCCTTTATCTTTCTGCTAAAACAAGAAAAAGAAGCAAATATAAAGAACAAGCTGTATAAATGGTGTGAAAAAGATAAAACAAAGAAGGTCAAGACAATGTTTACAAAATCCAGCAAGTATGATACTGCTTTTTTGAAAGAGAACATGATGGGACCGAACGCAATAAAGATCATTGAAGAATTGTTGGAATCCTTGAAGCTTGAAGAAGGCATGAGGGTACTTGACCTTGGCTGTGGAAAAGGATTAACTTCAATCTTCCTGGCAAAAGAATATGGAGTTACTGTTTTTGCTACCGACTTATGGATCAGTGCAACAGAAAACTATGAAAGAATCAAATCAATGGGACTGGAAGATAAAATAATACCAATACACGCGGAAGCACATGATTTGCCGTTCGCACAGGAATATTTTGATGTCGCCATAAGTGTGGATGCATATCACTATTTTGGAATAGAAGAGGATTACTTAACAAAACACCTTGCCCCGCTTGTAAAAAAAGGAGGAAAAATAGCAGTTGCAGTTCCAGGGCTGAAAAAGGAATTTGAAAACGGAGTTCCGGAAAAACTGCAACCATACTGGTTTGAAGACATGACTTTAACTCTACACTCACTCGACTGGTGGTATAACCTATGGAAAAAAGCGGATTCTGTCAGCATAGAAGAATGTAAAGAATTAAAGTGTTTAGAAGAAACATGGCAGGACTGGCTTTCCTGTGATAACGATTATGCCCGTAGGGATATCGGAATGATGGAAGCTGAAGGTGGAAATTACTTTAATCTGGTTTCAATCATAGCCACCAGACTGTGA
- a CDS encoding cupin domain-containing protein — protein sequence MKDFPEFMKSKSNHISSKEQNTEDIDGYFYEGADGSQMAFWTCYSDRVSKKHTHEFDEWMVCVSGQYTAYLNDEEFVLNPGCELFIPKGAEQWEKCIAGTRTIHAFGGKRIRRNEK from the coding sequence ATGAAAGATTTTCCGGAGTTCATGAAAAGTAAAAGCAATCATATCAGCAGCAAAGAACAAAACACAGAAGATATTGACGGCTATTTTTACGAAGGCGCAGACGGCAGCCAGATGGCTTTCTGGACCTGTTATTCTGACAGGGTTTCCAAAAAACACACTCATGAGTTTGACGAGTGGATGGTTTGCGTTAGCGGACAATATACAGCGTATTTAAATGATGAGGAATTTGTCCTCAATCCGGGGTGTGAATTATTCATTCCCAAGGGGGCAGAACAGTGGGAAAAGTGTATCGCCGGAACGAGAACGATTCATGCGTTTGGGGGAAAGAGGATTCGTAGGAATGAAAAATGA
- a CDS encoding transcriptional regulator, whose product MTKEVLIHQIIDVLARAGFALSDRCNIRPRSFDVAARKDDTLLLCKVLFNIDGLNEETAREMKYLAEYLGGSAIVVGAKTRDQMLEDSVVYMRYDILALSVQTLYDYFVENIRPLVSAAPGGLYVSIEGDLLKKARTTQSMSLGTLASMVGVSRRTISKYEEEGMDASIDVVLHLEDIFGVELAKPIDILKSCGSRKPRKKAEPEKEEPKGKPGTLLPEDLILNTISMLGYDVLPTAQAPFKAISRDKSSVILTGVSEFNTTVIKRAHLMSSISCITETQSVFIINGRSKLKSVENTVLIEKKELDTISDSQELLDFIEERKDTHEA is encoded by the coding sequence ATGACAAAAGAGGTTCTCATACATCAAATTATTGATGTATTGGCACGTGCGGGTTTTGCACTCTCTGACCGCTGTAATATACGCCCGAGGAGCTTTGACGTTGCCGCACGAAAAGATGATACACTATTACTTTGCAAGGTTTTATTTAATATTGACGGCCTGAACGAAGAAACAGCAAGGGAGATGAAATATCTTGCTGAGTATCTGGGAGGTTCCGCTATCGTGGTCGGAGCCAAGACAAGGGACCAGATGCTTGAAGACAGCGTTGTCTACATGCGCTATGATATCCTTGCCCTCAGCGTCCAGACCCTGTATGATTACTTTGTTGAAAATATCAGACCTCTGGTATCGGCAGCACCTGGAGGGCTTTATGTCTCAATAGAGGGAGACCTCCTTAAGAAGGCAAGAACCACCCAGTCCATGTCCCTCGGGACTCTGGCTTCTATGGTGGGGGTTTCAAGAAGAACTATCAGCAAGTATGAAGAAGAAGGCATGGACGCGTCCATTGACGTCGTGCTCCATCTTGAGGACATTTTCGGGGTAGAGCTGGCAAAACCCATAGATATCCTGAAGTCCTGCGGGAGCAGAAAGCCGAGGAAAAAAGCAGAGCCTGAAAAGGAGGAGCCAAAGGGGAAACCCGGAACGCTTTTGCCCGAAGACCTTATCTTGAATACAATTTCAATGCTGGGGTATGATGTGCTCCCTACAGCTCAGGCACCTTTCAAAGCCATCTCCAGGGATAAGTCTTCGGTTATCCTTACAGGTGTGAGCGAATTCAATACAACCGTAATCAAGAGGGCTCACCTTATGAGCAGCATTTCCTGCATTACGGAAACACAGTCCGTGTTCATAATTAACGGGCGTTCCAAACTGAAATCCGTTGAAAATACGGTGCTTATAGAAAAGAAAGAACTAGACACTATAAGTGATTCTCAGGAACTCCTCGATTTTATAGAGGAACGCAAGGATACTCATGAGGCATAA
- the purN gene encoding phosphoribosylglycinamide formyltransferase, whose product MTVKIAVLVSGRGSNLQAIIDSIEKGYIKNAAVNVVISNKADAYALERAKNHGISAVFLDSRGRDRAEYDREILKVLRQYDTDLLLLAGYFRLLGSEIINAYRNRILNIHPSLLPAFKGLHAQKQAFEYGVKVAGCTVHFVDEGLDSGPIIIQRCVPVLPGDTEETLTDRILEQEHIIYPEAVRLFVEGKLKVEGRNVTAPD is encoded by the coding sequence ATGACGGTAAAGATTGCAGTGCTGGTCTCTGGACGGGGTTCAAATCTCCAGGCGATCATAGATAGCATTGAAAAGGGCTACATAAAAAACGCGGCAGTTAATGTAGTTATCTCCAACAAAGCCGATGCTTATGCGCTCGAACGTGCAAAAAACCACGGTATCAGTGCTGTCTTTCTTGACTCCAGAGGGCGGGACAGAGCTGAATATGACAGGGAAATCCTGAAAGTGCTCAGACAGTATGATACTGACCTCCTTTTGCTTGCAGGCTATTTCCGGCTTCTGGGAAGCGAGATTATTAATGCATACCGGAACAGGATACTGAACATCCATCCCTCTCTTCTCCCGGCTTTCAAAGGGCTTCATGCCCAGAAACAGGCTTTTGAATATGGGGTAAAGGTTGCCGGCTGCACTGTTCATTTTGTAGACGAAGGTCTCGATTCAGGTCCGATTATTATCCAGAGATGCGTGCCTGTGCTCCCGGGAGATACCGAAGAGACCCTTACTGACAGGATTCTTGAGCAGGAGCATATTATCTATCCCGAAGCTGTCAGGCTTTTTGTCGAGGGGAAACTTAAAGTTGAGGGCAGGAACGTAACAGCCCCTGATTAA
- the glyA gene encoding bifunctional serine hydroxymethyltransferase/L-allo-threonine aldolase, protein MSYIEKIDPELFEAIKNEADRQEHKLNLIASENYASRAVMEAQGSIMTNKYAEGYSGKRYYGGCDFVDVAENLAIARAKELFGAKYVNVQPHSGSGANMAVYFSVLQPGDTILSMDLSHGGHLSHGSPVSFSGKLYNIVPYGVSKETEALDYDELLKLAKECKPRMIVCGASAYPRVIDFKRFREIADEVGAYLLADIAHIAGLVVAGVHPSPVPYADFVTTTTHKTLRGPRGGMIISKTEELAIGVNKAVFPGIQGGPLMHIIAAKAVAFKEAMSEEFRQDQDQTVKNAKVLCSCLKQKGFDIVSGGTDNHLMLVNLNNMNITGKDAEAALSKAGIIANKNTVPFETRSPFVTSGVRLGTPSCTTRGMKEKEMELVADYIEAAIKNSENDALLSEINIKVRDLCLKFPVYE, encoded by the coding sequence ATGTCTTATATTGAAAAAATTGACCCGGAATTGTTCGAGGCTATCAAAAATGAAGCCGATCGTCAGGAACACAAGCTGAACCTGATCGCATCAGAAAACTATGCGAGCAGGGCTGTTATGGAAGCCCAGGGCTCTATTATGACCAACAAGTATGCCGAAGGATATTCCGGTAAACGCTATTACGGAGGCTGCGATTTCGTTGACGTTGCCGAAAATCTCGCCATTGCAAGGGCAAAGGAACTTTTCGGGGCAAAGTATGTAAACGTCCAGCCTCACTCAGGTTCAGGTGCCAACATGGCTGTTTATTTCTCTGTGCTGCAGCCGGGGGATACTATCCTGTCCATGGACCTCTCTCACGGCGGACACCTTTCTCACGGCAGCCCTGTAAGTTTCTCAGGAAAACTCTATAACATCGTGCCCTATGGGGTCAGCAAAGAGACCGAAGCCCTGGATTACGATGAGCTCCTTAAACTGGCAAAAGAATGCAAGCCCAGGATGATAGTATGCGGAGCTTCAGCCTATCCCCGTGTGATTGATTTTAAAAGGTTCAGGGAAATTGCTGATGAGGTCGGAGCTTACCTCCTTGCAGATATTGCACACATCGCAGGACTTGTAGTTGCAGGCGTACACCCGAGCCCTGTTCCTTATGCGGATTTTGTTACCACAACCACCCACAAGACCCTGCGCGGTCCCAGGGGCGGAATGATTATCTCGAAGACTGAAGAGCTTGCAATAGGCGTGAACAAAGCGGTTTTCCCGGGTATCCAGGGCGGCCCCCTCATGCATATCATAGCTGCAAAAGCTGTTGCCTTCAAAGAAGCCATGAGCGAAGAGTTCAGGCAGGACCAGGATCAGACCGTAAAGAACGCAAAGGTCCTGTGTTCATGTCTGAAGCAGAAAGGTTTTGATATTGTTTCAGGCGGCACCGACAACCACCTTATGCTTGTAAATCTCAATAATATGAATATTACAGGAAAGGACGCTGAAGCTGCACTGAGCAAAGCCGGGATCATCGCCAACAAAAACACAGTTCCTTTCGAGACCCGCAGCCCATTCGTAACCAGCGGGGTAAGGCTCGGGACCCCTTCCTGCACCACAAGGGGCATGAAAGAAAAGGAAATGGAACTGGTTGCAGACTACATCGAGGCTGCAATAAAGAATTCGGAAAACGATGCTCTTCTGTCGGAAATCAATATTAAGGTAAGGGATCTCTGTTTAAAGTTCCCTGTTTACGAATAA